A DNA window from Legionella sp. MW5194 contains the following coding sequences:
- the ssb gene encoding single-stranded DNA-binding protein has product MARGINKVILIGNVGGDPEVRYMPNGNAVTTLSVATSETWKDKQTGDKQERTEWHRVVCFNRLGEIAGEYLRKGSKLYVEGSLRTRKWQDQQGQDRYTTEIVATDIQMLDGKGGSAGGFDEMPGQTMGAPASSSPARKSQHQTAAQDAFDELDDDIPF; this is encoded by the coding sequence ATGGCACGCGGGATTAATAAAGTTATCCTGATTGGTAATGTGGGCGGCGATCCGGAAGTTCGATACATGCCCAATGGCAATGCGGTAACCACCTTATCCGTTGCAACCAGCGAAACGTGGAAAGACAAACAAACCGGCGATAAGCAGGAACGTACCGAATGGCACCGCGTGGTTTGTTTTAACCGTCTGGGCGAAATTGCCGGTGAATACTTGCGCAAAGGCTCCAAACTTTATGTCGAAGGCAGCTTACGCACCCGCAAATGGCAAGATCAACAAGGTCAAGACCGTTACACCACTGAAATTGTCGCCACGGACATTCAAATGCTCGATGGCAAAGGCGGTTCAGCCGGCGGCTTTGACGAGATGCCTGGCCAAACCATGGGCGCTCCAGCTTCGTCATCGCCTGCGCGTAAGAGTCAGCACCAGACCGCAGCCCAGGATGCCTTTGACGAACTGGATGATGACATCCCATTTTGA
- a CDS encoding beta-ketoacyl synthase, which translates to MTNRVFITGYSALTASGDTAAATWDAVLAGQSGIDKISQWDLADWPASLGGELKHFQPAKMLPDRKLMKVISRQDVMGINAAVQAVEHSQMIAYRDALPSATAFDEQTGVYVGSPGNKYFQQYDFLPLLAKTDGDMQRFAAQLFNEVHPMWLLRILPNNVLAYTGITYGFKGPNHNVTNHAVGGTQALLEAFHAIQSGQAERAVVVAYDMGIEPQALYYYDKLGVVSARHLKPFDRDHDGTILAEGAAALVLESEASATARAATCYAEIAGGLSGSEASGLFSLNEDGAHLAQLLQTTLSNVGVDAGHIDFVAAHGNGNRKSDISEAQAIRQVFGKDIPVTAFKWAMGHTICASGMVDTVLTVMALRQQCVPGIANLTAISEACADLNIDSQTRTLPQARHAVLINRGFASMNACVVIKACE; encoded by the coding sequence ATGACTAATCGTGTGTTTATTACCGGATACAGCGCCCTGACGGCTTCTGGCGACACAGCCGCTGCCACCTGGGACGCGGTGCTTGCCGGTCAAAGCGGTATTGATAAAATTAGCCAATGGGATCTGGCCGATTGGCCTGCGTCTCTGGGGGGAGAACTTAAACACTTCCAGCCGGCTAAAATGCTGCCGGATCGCAAATTGATGAAAGTCATTTCGCGCCAGGATGTCATGGGGATTAATGCGGCCGTGCAAGCGGTCGAGCACAGTCAGATGATTGCCTACCGTGACGCGCTGCCTTCAGCCACGGCATTTGATGAACAAACCGGTGTGTATGTGGGCTCTCCCGGCAATAAATATTTTCAGCAATACGATTTCTTGCCCTTATTGGCTAAAACCGACGGCGACATGCAACGATTTGCCGCTCAGTTGTTTAACGAAGTCCACCCCATGTGGCTGCTGCGTATTTTACCCAATAATGTGCTGGCCTATACTGGCATAACCTATGGTTTTAAGGGCCCTAATCACAACGTCACCAACCATGCCGTAGGCGGCACCCAGGCTTTACTGGAAGCATTCCATGCCATCCAAAGCGGCCAGGCTGAACGCGCCGTAGTGGTCGCTTACGATATGGGTATAGAACCTCAGGCTTTGTATTACTATGACAAGCTTGGCGTCGTCAGCGCCAGGCATTTAAAGCCGTTCGACCGCGACCATGATGGCACCATCCTCGCGGAGGGAGCAGCTGCCCTGGTTCTTGAAAGTGAAGCCAGTGCAACGGCGCGGGCCGCGACATGCTATGCTGAAATTGCCGGCGGTTTGTCAGGCTCCGAAGCCTCCGGTCTGTTTTCATTGAATGAAGACGGTGCGCATTTAGCGCAACTCCTTCAAACCACCTTAAGCAACGTCGGAGTGGATGCCGGGCACATTGATTTTGTCGCCGCGCACGGTAACGGCAACAGAAAATCCGACATCAGTGAAGCGCAGGCCATTCGGCAGGTCTTTGGAAAGGATATTCCGGTCACTGCTTTTAAGTGGGCGATGGGCCATACCATCTGTGCTTCTGGCATGGTGGATACTGTATTGACAGTCATGGCGCTCAGGCAGCAATGCGTTCCAGGCATTGCCAATCTGACCGCGATTTCCGAAGCCTGTGCCGACTTGAACATTGACAGCCAAACCCGTACTCTACCGCAAGCGCGCCATGCGGTACTGATTAACCGCGGCTTTGCCAGTATGAATGCCTGCGTGGTGATTAAAGCCTGTGAATAA
- the rpoA gene encoding DNA-directed RNA polymerase subunit alpha, translated as MYTEINEMLTPSVLKVQSETLNHARIVLEPLERGYGHTLGNALRRILLSSMPGSAITEVSIDGVLHEYSTIEGVQEDVVDILLNLKQVAIKMTVGQEAHLTLSKQGPGVVTAGDIELTHGIEIVNPDLVIAHLNENGKLNMTLKVERGVGFHSTDSFIRHFDDEAEHRSVGKLKIDNTFSPVIKVAYFVDSARVENRTDLDKLTIDLQTNGTLDPEEAIRISASILQRQLHAFVDMKFEESRSDNKERNDFDPVLLRPVDDLELTVRSANCLKAENIYFIGDLVQKTENELLKTPNLGKKSLTEIKDVLASRSLSLGMKLENWPPANLGD; from the coding sequence ATGTATACTGAAATAAATGAAATGCTGACGCCATCTGTACTGAAAGTACAATCAGAAACGCTTAATCATGCTCGTATCGTATTGGAGCCTCTTGAGCGTGGCTATGGCCACACGCTTGGAAATGCGTTGAGACGCATTCTCTTGTCCTCTATGCCGGGAAGCGCGATTACAGAAGTTTCTATCGATGGTGTATTACATGAATACAGCACTATTGAAGGCGTACAGGAGGATGTTGTCGATATTCTGTTAAACTTGAAGCAGGTTGCTATCAAGATGACCGTCGGACAGGAAGCGCACCTGACTCTGAGCAAACAAGGTCCGGGCGTCGTGACTGCAGGGGATATTGAATTAACCCACGGCATCGAAATTGTAAATCCTGATCTGGTTATTGCCCATTTGAATGAAAATGGCAAACTGAACATGACTCTGAAAGTGGAACGCGGTGTAGGCTTCCATTCCACTGATTCATTCATTCGTCATTTTGACGATGAAGCTGAGCATCGTTCTGTAGGTAAATTAAAAATTGATAATACGTTTTCGCCTGTTATCAAAGTCGCTTATTTTGTGGATAGCGCTCGCGTTGAAAATCGAACTGACCTGGATAAGTTAACGATCGATTTACAGACGAACGGTACTTTGGATCCTGAAGAAGCGATTCGCATCTCTGCTTCGATCCTGCAAAGGCAATTGCATGCTTTTGTGGACATGAAGTTTGAGGAGTCGCGTTCCGATAACAAAGAGCGTAATGATTTTGATCCAGTGTTATTAAGACCGGTAGATGATTTGGAATTGACGGTCCGTTCTGCTAATTGCTTGAAGGCAGAAAATATCTATTTTATCGGTGACCTGGTGCAAAAAACAGAAAATGAATTATTAAAAACACCCAATTTAGGAAAGAAATCCCTTACCGAAATTAAAGATGTTCTTGCATCACGATCTTTATCATTAGGGATGAAACTTGAGAATTGGCCGCCAGCTAACCTTGGCGATTAA
- a CDS encoding aminoglycoside phosphotransferase family protein, translating to MNEFLSYIHHWDLLPDGEPIITHTSRLLPVLYNHQPAMLKIVTIEEEQRGGELMVWWHGQGAARILAHHQQAFLMERSMTLPCLIQLVKQGNDTEASRILCGVVKQLHSASSPEHPPRLVSLCDWFKALEPAAANYGGIFSKALVATRGLLNNPRDQVVLHGDIHHRNVLYFGNRGWLAIDPKGLIGERGFDYANLFCNPDHQTATTPNRLQNQLRVVAEASQLEPTRLLKWILAYAGLSAAWHLEDGSNPELALQVAEIASSVLDSNP from the coding sequence ATGAACGAGTTCCTTTCTTATATCCACCACTGGGACCTGCTTCCCGATGGCGAACCTATTATTACCCACACCAGCAGGCTGCTTCCGGTTCTTTATAATCACCAGCCAGCGATGCTGAAAATAGTCACGATAGAGGAAGAACAACGCGGTGGGGAACTCATGGTTTGGTGGCATGGGCAAGGGGCAGCCCGCATCCTGGCACATCATCAGCAAGCCTTTTTAATGGAGCGTTCGATGACACTCCCCTGCCTTATTCAGCTGGTCAAACAAGGAAACGACACTGAAGCCAGTCGAATTCTGTGTGGCGTGGTAAAACAACTGCATTCGGCTTCATCGCCTGAGCATCCACCCAGACTCGTATCACTTTGCGACTGGTTCAAGGCCTTAGAGCCTGCTGCAGCAAATTATGGTGGAATATTCAGCAAGGCACTGGTTGCAACCAGGGGGTTGTTAAACAATCCTCGCGACCAGGTCGTACTGCATGGGGATATCCATCACCGCAATGTCCTTTATTTTGGTAACCGCGGCTGGCTGGCCATTGATCCCAAAGGCCTGATTGGCGAGCGGGGGTTTGATTACGCGAATCTTTTTTGTAATCCGGATCATCAAACCGCCACGACCCCCAACCGTTTGCAAAATCAGCTTAGGGTTGTCGCCGAAGCGTCTCAATTGGAGCCCACTCGCTTGCTGAAATGGATTCTGGCATACGCCGGGTTGTCTGCCGCCTGGCACCTCGAGGATGGAAGCAACCCTGAGTTGGCTTTACAAGTGGCAGAAATTGCTTCTTCGGTATTGGATTCTAATCCATGA
- a CDS encoding acyl carrier protein, with the protein MNVDSVYPKVREIIADVLVIDEEDVTKQSRLIADLGAESIDFLDLVFQLEKEFNIKIPRGQLEKNARGDLAEDEFEKGGVLTVKGMQALKNYLSEVPAEHFKANLKVNEIPMLFTVETFCKLVVAAVNDQKTTETVA; encoded by the coding sequence ATGAATGTAGACAGCGTGTACCCCAAGGTCAGGGAAATTATCGCAGACGTGTTGGTGATCGATGAAGAAGACGTAACAAAACAAAGCCGTCTGATTGCTGATTTGGGGGCGGAATCCATTGATTTTCTCGATTTGGTTTTCCAACTCGAAAAAGAATTCAATATCAAAATCCCCCGTGGTCAGTTGGAAAAGAATGCCCGCGGTGATTTGGCTGAAGACGAGTTTGAGAAAGGCGGCGTGTTAACAGTCAAAGGCATGCAGGCGTTGAAGAACTATTTAAGTGAAGTGCCGGCTGAGCATTTCAAAGCCAACCTGAAGGTCAATGAAATTCCCATGTTGTTTACGGTCGAAACGTTTTGCAAATTAGTCGTTGCTGCCGTTAATGATCAAAAAACAACTGAAACAGTGGCCTGA
- the rplQ gene encoding 50S ribosomal protein L17, translating into MRHRNTGRSFSRTSSHRKAMFSNMCCSLIEHELIKTTLPKAKELRKFIEPLITVSKKDSVASRRHVFDRLRSKSAVGKLFTTLGPRYVERPGGYVRVLKCGFRPGDNAPMAIIELVDRPVESDSDE; encoded by the coding sequence ATGCGTCACCGTAACACAGGCCGTAGTTTTAGCCGTACAAGCAGTCACAGAAAAGCCATGTTCTCAAACATGTGCTGTTCTTTGATTGAGCATGAATTAATTAAAACTACATTGCCAAAAGCGAAAGAATTAAGAAAGTTCATTGAGCCATTGATTACTGTCAGCAAAAAGGATTCAGTTGCCAGTAGACGTCATGTATTTGATCGTCTTCGTTCAAAAAGTGCTGTGGGCAAGTTATTTACTACCTTGGGTCCGCGTTATGTTGAGCGTCCTGGTGGTTATGTACGTGTTTTAAAATGCGGCTTTCGACCGGGTGATAATGCACCTATGGCTATTATTGAGTTGGTTGATCGACCCGTTGAATCAGATTCCGATGAATAA
- a CDS encoding 3-hydroxyacyl-ACP dehydratase FabZ family protein, whose protein sequence is MRFLFVDRILELVPGEWVRGVKHVTCDDAYLVRDEQGKPCFPSSLIGETLGQLAAWNVMAMNQFTARPVAGVVASARPLKPAYVGDTLLLESFIERLDESSVQYHSKASVNGETIFTVEGALGPLLPMALFISEDEVRAQFAEINRPGEWQPSEANPDAIPARSVTPTACMGFDRILSSVPGVECVAEKLISRSASYFPDHFPRKPVLPMTVLLECKLNLAREFLAQADFPVTYRVVELRKIKMSDFVQPGDRLLCYLKVKHRDEQQLILSYRSEVDGRRVCVLEVVMTTEGN, encoded by the coding sequence ATGCGCTTTTTATTTGTTGACAGAATCCTTGAGCTTGTCCCGGGGGAGTGGGTTCGCGGTGTGAAGCATGTCACCTGCGATGATGCTTACCTTGTGCGTGATGAACAGGGCAAGCCATGCTTTCCTTCCTCGCTCATCGGTGAAACCTTAGGGCAACTGGCCGCCTGGAATGTCATGGCCATGAACCAGTTTACGGCAAGGCCGGTTGCGGGTGTGGTGGCCAGTGCCCGCCCGCTTAAACCGGCTTATGTGGGCGACACCCTGTTGCTTGAATCGTTTATCGAGCGGCTTGATGAAAGTTCCGTACAATACCACAGTAAAGCCAGCGTCAACGGCGAAACCATCTTCACGGTCGAAGGGGCTTTAGGCCCTTTGCTCCCTATGGCGCTGTTTATTTCCGAAGACGAGGTCCGCGCCCAGTTTGCCGAAATTAATCGGCCCGGCGAATGGCAACCCTCAGAGGCTAACCCCGACGCAATCCCTGCCCGTTCAGTGACCCCGACAGCCTGCATGGGGTTCGACCGTATTCTTTCCTCGGTGCCCGGCGTGGAATGTGTAGCTGAAAAATTAATCAGCCGTTCGGCCTCCTATTTTCCCGATCATTTTCCCCGAAAACCGGTGCTGCCCATGACCGTATTGCTGGAGTGCAAGCTCAATCTCGCCCGTGAGTTTCTGGCTCAGGCTGATTTTCCGGTGACTTACCGTGTGGTTGAGTTGCGTAAAATTAAAATGAGTGATTTCGTTCAGCCTGGCGATCGGTTACTCTGCTACCTTAAAGTCAAGCATCGGGACGAGCAGCAATTGATCTTGAGTTATCGCAGCGAAGTGGATGGCCGCAGGGTTTGTGTTTTAGAGGTTGTGATGACCACAGAAGGTAATTGA
- a CDS encoding CsbD family protein yields the protein MNKDIFQGRWEEVKGKMKQAWGKLTDDDLQAIEGDQQEIYGKLQQRYGYNREQAEKAIKDFQNRYH from the coding sequence ATGAATAAGGATATCTTTCAAGGCCGTTGGGAAGAAGTCAAAGGCAAAATGAAACAAGCCTGGGGTAAACTGACTGACGACGATTTACAGGCTATCGAAGGCGACCAACAAGAAATTTACGGCAAACTGCAACAACGTTACGGCTATAACCGTGAACAGGCTGAGAAAGCCATTAAAGACTTCCAAAACCGTTATCATTAA
- the fabL gene encoding enoyl-[acyl-carrier-protein] reductase FabL: MSLIFADKVALITGGARGIGKATALKLAQAGCDIAIVYYNSSDEANELVNELIAMGRKAVALQANVADHQSVKDMFVQFRNHFKQLHFLISNAASGVLKPALTMSTKHWRWCMETNALALNHLVSEGRELMPAGGRVIALSSLGAERAIPNYAFIGASKAALEALVRSLSLELAEYGITANTVSAGVVDTDALKHFPNREQLLDEYQAHALADRPLTPADVANAVFLLCLPEASMINAHTLFVDAGYSRVG, encoded by the coding sequence ATGAGTTTGATTTTTGCAGATAAAGTGGCGCTGATAACCGGCGGCGCCCGCGGGATAGGCAAGGCGACGGCCTTGAAACTGGCGCAGGCGGGCTGTGACATCGCCATTGTGTATTACAACAGTTCCGATGAGGCCAATGAGCTGGTGAATGAGCTAATAGCCATGGGACGAAAAGCGGTCGCCCTGCAGGCCAATGTAGCGGATCATCAATCCGTCAAAGACATGTTTGTCCAATTCCGTAACCATTTCAAGCAGTTGCATTTTTTAATCAGTAACGCCGCCAGTGGGGTGTTAAAACCGGCATTAACCATGTCGACCAAGCATTGGCGCTGGTGCATGGAAACCAATGCCCTGGCTTTGAATCACCTGGTCTCCGAAGGCCGTGAACTCATGCCGGCCGGGGGGCGGGTCATCGCCTTATCCAGTCTCGGGGCAGAGCGCGCCATTCCCAATTATGCCTTTATTGGTGCGTCGAAAGCGGCACTGGAAGCGCTGGTGCGCTCATTAAGTCTTGAGCTTGCAGAGTACGGCATCACAGCCAATACTGTGTCGGCTGGTGTAGTCGATACCGATGCGTTGAAGCATTTCCCTAACCGCGAACAGCTGTTGGATGAATACCAGGCCCACGCACTGGCCGACAGGCCGTTAACCCCGGCTGATGTTGCCAATGCCGTGTTCCTGCTGTGCCTGCCGGAGGCATCGATGATCAATGCCCATACCCTGTTTGTCGATGCAGGGTATAGCCGTGTGGGTTAG
- a CDS encoding beta-ketoacyl synthase, translating to MSKRRVAITGLGVVSPLGNDVAATWSNLMAGESGIAEIRQFDASGFPTCIAAEVKSFTPKAALQGKHSRFAMSFTQYALHAAQQAFDDAGILPEKHNAARWGVVAGSGMMTAEFDYLQRFQRACAEQGEINWQLLEENARDFYRLADFGQTTSNSGLSLLIQQFGIEGYATSVHTACASGGQALGLAMQAIRRGEADYILAGGYDSMINPLGLSSFCLLGALSTYNDTPTTASRPFDATRNGFVLGEGAAFLILEEWQKAKKRGARIYAELAGEGNSLSSYRITDSHPNGDGAIQAIERALQDAGVQPSDVDYINAHGTSTKMNDLSETNAIKAVFKERARTLPTSSTKSQTGHLIAAAGALEAVLSVLSIHHGYIPQTANLTTPDPDCDLDYVVDGPREKAVGVVLSNSFGFGGSNSSLLFKHPEFGGAAHD from the coding sequence ATGAGTAAACGACGTGTAGCTATCACCGGTTTGGGTGTGGTTTCCCCCTTGGGGAACGATGTGGCAGCGACCTGGTCTAATCTGATGGCTGGGGAATCCGGGATTGCTGAAATCAGACAATTTGATGCCAGCGGCTTTCCAACCTGCATCGCCGCCGAAGTGAAATCCTTTACGCCAAAGGCAGCCCTTCAGGGGAAACACAGCCGTTTTGCCATGTCGTTTACGCAATATGCCCTGCATGCGGCACAACAGGCCTTCGATGATGCCGGCATTTTGCCCGAAAAGCACAACGCCGCGCGTTGGGGCGTTGTGGCGGGTAGCGGCATGATGACGGCCGAATTTGATTACCTGCAGCGTTTTCAGCGCGCCTGCGCTGAGCAGGGTGAGATTAACTGGCAGCTGCTTGAGGAAAACGCCCGTGATTTCTACCGCCTTGCCGATTTCGGTCAAACCACGTCCAATTCAGGTTTATCCCTGTTGATTCAACAGTTTGGTATTGAAGGATATGCCACCTCCGTCCACACCGCCTGTGCCTCCGGTGGTCAGGCCCTGGGTCTCGCCATGCAGGCCATTCGCCGCGGCGAGGCGGATTACATTCTTGCCGGCGGGTATGATTCAATGATTAATCCCTTGGGCTTATCCAGTTTTTGCCTGTTGGGCGCACTGTCCACTTACAATGACACGCCGACGACAGCCAGCCGGCCATTTGATGCCACCCGCAATGGTTTTGTTCTTGGCGAGGGCGCGGCCTTCCTGATTCTTGAGGAATGGCAGAAGGCTAAAAAGCGCGGTGCACGGATTTATGCGGAATTGGCCGGCGAGGGGAATTCCCTGAGTTCCTATCGCATTACCGATTCGCACCCCAATGGCGACGGCGCTATCCAGGCCATTGAACGGGCCCTGCAGGATGCCGGTGTACAGCCTTCCGATGTGGATTACATCAATGCGCACGGCACCTCAACGAAAATGAATGATTTGAGCGAAACCAATGCCATCAAGGCGGTGTTTAAAGAGCGTGCCCGTACCTTGCCGACCAGTTCGACCAAAAGCCAAACCGGTCATTTGATCGCGGCAGCGGGGGCGCTGGAGGCCGTCCTATCGGTCTTGTCCATCCACCATGGCTATATCCCCCAAACCGCCAATTTAACGACGCCTGATCCTGACTGTGATTTGGATTATGTGGTCGATGGACCGCGTGAAAAAGCGGTTGGTGTGGTATTATCCAATTCGTTTGGATTTGGCGGCTCAAACAGCAGCCTGCTCTTTAAGCACCCGGAATTTGGAGGGGCAGCTCATGACTAA
- a CDS encoding lysophospholipid acyltransferase family protein — protein MNNAAEKIDALKLTLAGRFIYHCLPYRRRIVMANINQVFGEQLTLKQKQHLAKAFYGHLATSLKETLLLRFMSEKALKERVEVRGHEHMLNAVANQRGVLVLTGHFGSWEFAPIGGVLNFKRFQGQFHFIRKTLGNKWIERMMFRRYYRAGLNVIPSKNSLEQVCDALEQNHAVIFVLDQHAYVENRDGVAVEFFGKKAGTYRSLASFARHTGVPVVPAASHRLPNGRHVLEFFEPLVWTDYGSTQESIYRNTLAYNQALERMILAHPEQWLWFHKRWKLKEPVTNEQPVNASP, from the coding sequence GTGAATAACGCCGCCGAAAAAATTGACGCCTTGAAGTTAACGCTTGCCGGCCGGTTTATCTACCATTGCCTGCCCTATCGGCGTCGTATCGTCATGGCGAATATCAACCAGGTGTTTGGCGAACAATTAACACTGAAACAAAAACAACACCTGGCCAAAGCCTTTTATGGCCACTTGGCTACGTCGCTGAAAGAAACCCTGTTGCTCCGTTTTATGAGTGAAAAAGCGCTTAAAGAGCGTGTGGAAGTGCGTGGGCATGAGCACATGTTGAATGCCGTGGCGAACCAGCGAGGCGTGTTGGTTTTAACGGGTCATTTTGGCAGTTGGGAATTTGCCCCCATTGGCGGCGTGTTGAATTTCAAACGGTTTCAGGGCCAATTTCACTTCATTCGCAAGACGCTTGGCAATAAATGGATTGAGCGGATGATGTTTCGCCGTTATTACCGTGCGGGTTTAAATGTTATCCCCAGTAAAAATTCCCTGGAACAGGTCTGTGATGCGCTGGAGCAGAACCATGCCGTCATTTTTGTGCTTGATCAACATGCTTACGTGGAAAACCGTGATGGGGTGGCGGTGGAATTCTTTGGTAAAAAAGCCGGGACTTATCGTAGTCTGGCGAGTTTTGCTCGCCATACGGGGGTCCCAGTGGTCCCGGCCGCTTCCCATCGTCTGCCTAATGGCCGCCATGTGCTTGAATTTTTTGAGCCATTGGTATGGACAGATTACGGTTCCACCCAGGAATCGATTTACCGTAATACCTTAGCCTATAATCAGGCACTGGAGCGCATGATTCTGGCTCATCCCGAGCAATGGCTGTGGTTTCATAAGCGGTGGAAGTTAAAAGAGCCGGTCACTAATGAACAACCGGTTAACGCCAGTCCCTAG
- a CDS encoding PspC domain-containing protein: MTEPTKPYRKLWRSRREKRIAGVCGGLADYFSLDPFWIRAAFVLLFILGGSSLLVYVIMWLLIPLEPRDWR; the protein is encoded by the coding sequence ATGACTGAACCCACTAAACCTTACCGTAAACTTTGGCGATCCAGACGCGAAAAACGTATTGCCGGCGTTTGTGGTGGACTTGCTGATTATTTTTCACTGGATCCTTTCTGGATAAGGGCGGCTTTTGTGCTGCTATTTATCCTGGGCGGTTCATCCCTGCTTGTTTATGTCATTATGTGGTTGCTGATTCCACTCGAGCCTAGGGACTGGCGTTAA
- a CDS encoding MFS transporter: protein MNNSWITSVFPIAAIFSFRMLGLFMLIPVFTVFAGQLEGATPALMGIALGSYGLSQGLLQMPFGLLSDRWGRKPVLTLGLCLFIAGSILGALTSTIHGMIAARILQGTGAIGSVLIALLADLTPDDQRTKAMAVIGMTIGTSFSLAMIVSPAITHHYGLPGIFYLTALLAFAGLVLLHGVIPTPARERFHHDSETSPSLLKTVFFNPQLQRLNAGIFLQHFILTATFYAVPLLLKHQVKSDHFAQAWQFYLPLMIIAFIAMVPFIILAEKKRQMKAVFLASVATSGIAQFLLAIGGDHWLSLWIFMLLYFTAFNILEAVLPSLISRQADPHSKGTAMGIYSSSQFLGIFSGGTTAGLLYQYAGNQALFYVNALLCIVWLFIARTMKPNRYYSTVIINCESYAPETLIAALSQLQQLPGVKEAIFEPDENVLYLRVDQQNYQSTRVEDFLASRPAPSSIKIN, encoded by the coding sequence ATGAACAATTCCTGGATAACGAGCGTTTTTCCCATTGCAGCTATTTTTTCGTTTCGCATGCTGGGACTTTTTATGTTAATCCCGGTTTTTACGGTCTTTGCAGGGCAGCTTGAAGGCGCTACCCCTGCCCTCATGGGCATAGCCCTGGGAAGTTACGGTTTAAGCCAGGGCTTGCTGCAGATGCCGTTTGGCCTGTTGTCGGATCGTTGGGGCAGAAAGCCTGTCCTGACCTTAGGCTTGTGCCTGTTCATTGCCGGCAGTATCCTGGGTGCCTTAACCAGCACTATCCATGGCATGATCGCGGCCCGAATTCTTCAGGGTACGGGCGCGATAGGCAGCGTGCTGATTGCCCTGCTTGCGGATTTAACGCCGGATGACCAGCGCACCAAAGCCATGGCGGTCATTGGCATGACCATCGGCACGTCGTTTAGTCTGGCCATGATTGTAAGCCCGGCCATTACCCACCATTATGGATTACCGGGTATTTTTTATTTGACGGCGCTTTTAGCCTTTGCAGGACTTGTCTTGCTGCACGGTGTTATTCCTACGCCGGCACGCGAACGGTTTCATCATGACAGCGAAACCAGCCCTTCGCTGCTGAAAACCGTCTTTTTCAATCCGCAGCTGCAACGATTGAACGCCGGTATTTTTCTGCAGCATTTCATATTGACCGCTACGTTTTATGCCGTCCCGCTCCTGCTTAAGCATCAGGTTAAATCCGACCACTTTGCCCAAGCCTGGCAATTTTACCTTCCGTTGATGATCATTGCTTTTATTGCCATGGTGCCGTTTATCATTCTGGCTGAAAAAAAGCGGCAGATGAAAGCGGTGTTTCTGGCTTCGGTGGCAACCAGCGGCATTGCCCAATTCCTGCTGGCAATTGGCGGGGACCACTGGCTGAGCTTATGGATTTTTATGCTGTTGTATTTCACCGCGTTCAACATCCTTGAGGCCGTCTTGCCCTCGCTGATTTCGCGCCAGGCCGATCCCCACAGTAAAGGCACGGCAATGGGTATTTATTCAAGCAGTCAGTTTTTGGGTATTTTTTCAGGCGGCACAACCGCGGGGCTGCTTTATCAGTATGCTGGCAACCAGGCCCTTTTTTATGTCAATGCCTTGCTTTGTATTGTGTGGCTGTTCATTGCTCGAACAATGAAACCGAATCGCTATTATTCGACGGTGATTATTAATTGTGAATCTTACGCGCCCGAGACATTAATCGCTGCCCTTTCGCAATTGCAACAATTGCCCGGCGTTAAGGAAGCCATTTTTGAACCGGATGAAAACGTGCTTTATTTACGCGTGGATCAACAGAATTACCAGTCAACCCGTGTTGAGGATTTCCTGGCGTCTCGCCCAGCGCCGTCTTCGATCAAAATCAACTAA